The genome window aagaaatttcgTTTTTCTAAAGGTAATATAATGTGATAATATCTAAATTCAAATGATTCTATTCACTAACCATGAAATTTTGataatgtttatattattaattaaaaataattattttctaaataaaatattattaatatataataatataccttttttatatattataaggatataatgttaagaaaaatgaatatattcattttgtcTATGAACTTATTACTCTCTCgtgataattataataaataagaaaaatatattttttttaattttaattattaatattattcctGAATTAATTACATTATAGAAACAATAAACAAAATGGGGTTGTGATATTATTTGCTTAATAGAAAGAATTAAAtagaaatttataatatacgtATTTTATGGTATATGGTAACAACAAAaacttattatatatcaaaatgtATCTTATACTTTAGCACTATAagacaaatattattttattttataaatttaaatatatatatacagttataatagaaaaatattatgaaaaagaaaaatattcagTAATCTTATTAACTaagatgaaaaattaaaagaattattctgtaattacaaaaatcaaaaaaaaaaaaaaaaagatgaaagtcaaaatatataaattatcattaaagcgtaaatgaaaagtaagtcaatattttttattaacataacataatataaataaaattttaagtttaactgaaagagaaaaaataaaagatatataatattttttaaaatttctacaaaataattatatgttctttcatttcctttttgttttaaaaaaatgttgaaGCTTATGAATTTagtactttttaatttacaaacatattcatatttagcttttttctttttgatttcataaaaatatttaaaaagtattatatttgcttttttttatttttcaaaatattaatttttcctccaacctttttggaaaatattaatattaatttatatatagatatatttattagagttttgatacatatattatgttaggtattaatataacgttataatagttattattacataaattaaaataaatatatataatatgaatatttttaagataactgtattaaaaattttacatttcaCATCTAATTTCCCTTTCTATGTTattcattaattaataaacttTTATTAATGATCCCTTTAGATTTCGCAAAGTGTatgaaatatgttttataagcACCATCcgattatatataaatatcgttctattattttttggatGTGAATTATGAGTTTATAGAATGTATCTTTCCgcaatttaataaaattattctactATGTTCTCGTTATATATGGAATTCTCCGGTGTATCTTCTATTCTTACccatttttctatttcctGTCTAAGACCTTCCCCCCCTGTATAAGCAggaatttttgtattttctgTATTTTCTAAAACATTGCTATTATATtcaattatttcttttgtaaCATCTGATTTTCTCCCTAAGTTTACTTCTGTTGTCCAGTCATTTATGTAACTATCCAAATGTAATCCCTCATTTTCTATaaaatcttcttttttacattCTTCCAATACCATCATGAATACTAGTATACACAATTTtgctattaattttttttttatatatttatataattcttcataACTTACCTTCTGCTGTACCTCTTTGGTATTTAGAagtgaaatattattttttaattcttcatttACACACTCATCTATCATATTGAGCAATTCTTGTGTCAATACTTCATCCCATTCCTGTTCCAAGAATCGATCTATAATCATACGATTTTTTGATATCCACTCTCTCCATAaatccttttctttttctgaaaatgaaattttttgaatttcaattgaaaaattcatttttaattcttcagTTTCTTTTATGGaagctttttcttttttccattcatttttcaaataattaaaccatactgttttttttaatttttcagaaatatttctatgttcttttatccatttattgcataaaattttttgtttttcaatgTCATTAATACTTTTAGTATTTTCCATTATCAGTTCTCCATTACTCAAATTAGGATATGTTCTATATTCCTCTTCTGCGAACATTTCTAGGCATAACTCTAaaaattctccttttttgTGTTCCCATTCTTCATTTCTGAATTCTTTGAGTACTTCCATATGTACTTCTATAATGGTTTTAAATCTATCCTTTTTTTGCTTTGAcgactttatattttttatcatgtCATGTTcgtgtatttttaattttttaatgatttgTTCCtcatcatatattatatcttcTGGATGATCATGCGTtaataatttactttttttgtcAGTAAATGAAGGTAGTAGAATTTTCAGTAATTTCACTTGTCTactttttatacttttttttttttttaataatccTATTAAAGCGTactacaaaaaagaaaaaaattgaagatatttaaaataaattacggCCATAATTGAAAGGTTGCAGcttttttaatacttatGTTTTATCTAACTTcaataaaaaaggtaaatacaataataatcataaagCTTATTAGAATAGATGATATGCTTTGGCTATGAATATTTTCTTCCGTACCTGTAATAtcttcttaaatatatatattatttagtgtaattatttaaaaagtaaaatactAGGGAGTATTAGTTATACCTGTCTTTTTAATGTGTGTAGGGGGGATAATATAACTAGAGACAGGTTCCAATTCTTCAAGAGATGATGGAATATGACCTTGAACTGGGGGTAACTTTATGATTTCGTTATCAAATCTAGTTGTAGTTTCTTTGCCTGCTTCGGAAGGTAAAATGTCGGAATTTGGTATAAAACTTGTAGTTTCGGTTTGTACTGATTCTGCAGCATCAGATTGCTTTTCCATATTTGGTGTGGCAGATAATGATTTTTGATCTTCTCCTTGATGATCTGATGAAGATTCAGATTGTTGTATAgttaaattttgtatttgcAATGAAGATTTTAATGAATCTTGATCTTGATTTATAGTTAAATCATGAGATACATCTGGATGTTGctctttattttgttgtacAGCTGTATGATCTATAGGTGGGTCCGAGTACTCGCACTCAGGAAGTGCTTCAAATGTTTCTGGTTTACTTACGTTGCAAGAATTATTTGGAAATGGTAATAATGGattgttttttttgcattttttataaatgaattctttattgttcataaaatGATCCTTCCTATTTTTAATCCATGCATTGTAATCACGAATTTTATTGAAACAACTAATATCACATTTCTTTAAACTAAAATCAGCACTCTTAACGCATtttggtttttttttttctttttcgtcACAAAAATCTTCTGcatcatattttaatattaaaatatttttattttcttcctcTAAAATCATAGGGCATCCT of Plasmodium malariae genome assembly, contig: PmUG01_00_12, whole genome shotgun sequence contains these proteins:
- the PmUG01_00028600 gene encoding STP1 protein; protein product: MDSCFSSNLRVLSFEALRYRSYSELKQHGNYIINETAELKTETNKDKFRTKCINLANFIINLNPKTQYIDINKWKGALRTFYGSQYTEISKKYGGCPMILEEENKNILILKYDAEDFCDEKEKKKPKCVKSADFSLKKCDISCFNKIRDYNAWIKNRKDHFMNNKEFIYKKCKKNNPLLPFPNNSCNVSKPETFEALPECEYSDPPIDHTAVQQNKEQHPDVSHDLTINQDQDSLKSSLQIQNLTIQQSESSSDHQGEDQKSLSATPNMEKQSDAAESVQTETTSFIPNSDILPSEAGKETTTRFDNEIIKLPPVQGHIPSSLEELEPVSSYIIPPTHIKKTGTEENIHSQSISSILISFMIIIVFTFFIEYALIGLLKKKKSIKSRQVKLLKILLPSFTDKKSKLLTHDHPEDIIYDEEQIIKKLKIHEHDMIKNIKSSKQKKDRFKTIIEVHMEVLKEFRNEEWEHKKGEFLELCLEMFAEEEYRTYPNLSNGELIMENTKSINDIEKQKILCNKWIKEHRNISEKLKKTVWFNYLKNEWKKEKASIKETEELKMNFSIEIQKISFSEKEKDLWREWISKNRMIIDRFLEQEWDEVLTQELLNMIDECVNEELKNNISLLNTKEVQQKVSYEELYKYIKKKLIAKLCILVFMMVLEECKKEDFIENEGLHLDSYINDWTTEVNLGRKSDVTKEIIEYNSNVLENTENTKIPAYTGGEGLRQEIEKWVRIEDTPENSIYNENIVE